The Populus alba chromosome 13, ASM523922v2, whole genome shotgun sequence genome contains the following window.
ctatgTTTATACTAATTATCTGGATTGCTTTTGGATTAGTCAAGTAGACCGAATCATATCAAATTAATCTcttcataatttaaatattttttgtacaagaaaacatattaacaatacctaagtaattttttttttacatttaaaagaatttatctCACCCGAATCATAgctcaaaacaaatcatataatatatactTGAAAAAACATAGATGGCTTTAATAAGGCCACCTAAGGTGTACTTATTGTGGTCAGTAAGTATAAAAGGAAAACGTTGAGCAATGATAGGACCCAAACacatatttaacaaaaatatataatgtgtgggttttttttttattgcatcactatatataatttattgtggattgttatagtaaaattattattttactctttgatagaaaaaaatggTGACCTTTGTTGTAGGGGGAATTTGGTCTTTTTTAGTGGCTCATTGGTCATTAAAAAATCGTTAAAGTGTATCCTAGtcttttccatttttgttttacatagtaaaactatgtttttacccttaaaataaacaaaaattataattattgactaatggtattttttatctttttacaaaCATTAAAccagtgattatttttttattctgaaaagtTGATGGCACATGCTCAATACGAGCTAGCGAGTGGGTGATGTTTGCACACTTTGGGCAACATGTGCGGTGCCACCCAGTGGCCATACTTGGTCCTTTGTTGTGTCTTTGGAAGCACCACAACGTCCTCTTCATCTTGGTCCAGTGCGTGGTGGAGGTTTATGGACATTTTGTTGCAGATAgtcgttttctttcttcttttctctctctgctAGAGAAAGTGCATGTTTGTcctcatttctttttgtttttcaatttcaattcttatattttttattgtttattttcttccttggcctttttagaaaagtttttatatttttaatttagtctttaaattacaatttgtcatatattatttttttcaatttgctccttattattttgatttctgaatttttttcttggctttttttattaaaatttaattgattttcaatctaaccctctaattttattttttatgccctataatttactttttattttgattttaacctcattcttttaattatgtttttttatatgactaatttttttttctagtttcatccTTCGACATTTGAGTTGTTTAGGATTAGgttttgtgatttatttcatttgtCATGTTTCTAATATAATAACACGGGTCACGAGTTTTAAGAGTTAACACAGTTAGGGATCtattttttcctcattttttaatgattttatcattccacattaatttttttaataattattttttgtgtggttattttcaatttcttttctattagtTTATTCTAATCTTATAACCTAAACCATGAGTTTTGCAGgcttttttttggatatagattttgtttttaatatgtttgtttgtatttgatttttgaagaattgttattatttttatacagataagttttattttacaaaaaaaatacttatttcaaaataatatttttgatttgtctagccttgcataatattttttttcttcactcaCTTTCATATGtgtttctaattttattatcttatattgattttaataaagaaatgaaGTAGACACTAATGAGTCAATGTCTCaatttacaaaatcaaatatcttgatctatatccATCTACCAATTTTTCCAGCTtctcttttagttattgttaatgacttttttatttatttacatagatGATTATCGATTTATTTGATTGGATGTCTAGATAAGCTTTTCAATTTACAGTTTggattttttacataaaaaatttttatcaaaataaattatatactcaggtttttgttttcttaaaaagaaatttatgacCCACGATGGAAAGCGAGTCAAATAGCtagtaattatatatgtaacatcccttttttttttttttttcttttcaatacaCCGAATACTTTAAACATAGCAAAATacaaaagtttttctttttttgaaatttcccATTAAGAAATTTCCATTGAAATTTTGACAGAGTTTTCCCTATATTTAGAACATTTTAAGTTATCAACAACATCCTATTTAacactaaatatattttcaacctTTGATCCAATCATTCTAGATCAAAACAACCATCACCACAACAATACTTCAAAGCATAACTTCTTAATAACATAATAAGGCAATGTATATCAATCACATTACAATTCTTCAAGGATATTAAcaaccataaaataaaactatttaaagaatttaaaagagCTAAATGATTAATATCAATTCCAAAATAGTTAAGCAATGAAAAGTTATCAtccaaatgtttttacatagattAGGTTCTAATGTTAAGGTTTACAtgttttatctaaaatttattacatatccaaaagaacaaaatacaTCTAGTCTATAAAGACATATGTATAACTAAATGGATCTATTTTGGTCCAGATGATGAaggtcttgaaaaaaaaagaaattataataaaaatttaaatctatttatattttatatactttctcaaattcaatttattatattCCACCCATACACGACTacgttttatatgttttctcatatgtcattatttttttttattgttcaagttattttttagactTGCTAAATTGACTAAGTTGCATCATATCAATAtccatacaatttttttttccagaacatATTACCAAtacttgaatattaatatttaacattttaaaaatactgaATTAAACCATAACTTATCATGGGTAACTTATGTAGTATTGCAtctaaatgtgaaaaaaaaagtttaccggaataagaaaagaaaaagctgTTTGCTTGTCgcttatcaaaaataaaataaaagtaattcgGGGTGGGGAAATCCTGAACTGGGCCGATTCCATTCCATCCGCAAATGAAAACAAACTAGGATTTAGTCATTTATCCAACCAAACACCATCTTATCTTTTATTGACTTCCAATGTGAGAAATGTCTGAACCAAAGCTCCAAACATGTAGGAAAACCAGTAGTCATGCTTTCTGTTCATAATGAAAGTTTGAGACAGAAATTCAtggatcaatttaatttttacaagccCTAAGCATATGACAGCAGAAATTGCTTGGTGGGGACACCAGGCCCACACCACAGATTACACGAGTACATGGACGGAGACGACGTAGGATGGCTTAACCTGTCACGTTTTGGTTGGGAGACTAAGCCCATTTGGgcctattttattgttattttatttatttagcccatttgggcctgctcattgttattttattatttatgttaaacaaTTTGATTTGATGGGCTGAGCCCAATAACATGATGTTTTAGGgtttactatttatatgttcttttctcattttgaaatggaacttttgatgattaatgaaaatttgtagattttgcatatctccaatcccctttcttcctcttctttagcttctttcttttcctactttaattcttattatttattgttccgcatcaaatttggtatcagagttagggttttaattgttcttacaattaaacGGTCCATAATGTTTATGCTAAACCCTAGATTCGGTTtgatttacttaaaaaaaaaaaaaaaataatcgttcACTATTCACcgtgcaaaaaaaaaacgtactgttctgattaaaaaaaaacactattcatcgacattgttcatcttcttcgcAGCTATCGAAATCAAAATTGTCACTATTTAACGCCGAGTATAGCTTGCATCAACGCCGGTCACACCAAGATCTACAGTGACAAATTCTCCTACAAAAGGCCGCTCCCTAAGCCACCGATAGACACCAAATCGTCTTCAGCAGCGCCTTCATAGAACCATAGCAGACCTGTGGTTTCAGCAGCCCAAATCAGAATCACAAACCACACCAGACGCCGCTACCCACAACACCCATCACAGCCAGCATCGatttgggtttatttttttcaacagcAAAAGCAGCGCTATCAGCCGCCCCTCCAGTAGCAGCACCAGCCACAACGCCATCGTCCATAGTGCCCTCACTGTTCATCAGCGACAACGGATCAACAGGCCCCGTCCAGCAGCGACACCACAGATACCACCTCCGTTCGTGCGCCATCGACGACAGCAGCGACAACAGTTCACAGACGCAAACAGATGCTGATAAATAATTAACCTAGACACGTCATTGCCACGTAAGAGCATCAGTGGCATCTTCCACGTCAGATGTTCTTGCCACGTCGTCTGACACGCCATCAATTCTTGACACGACAGCGTGCCCCACCACATCATCTGCCTCGTCAGCATATCCTGCCATGTCAACTCCCACGTAATCCTTCACTACCATATCATACGGTCATAATTTTTACCAATTGAATTTTTACACTTGTTAACCAATATTTAGCattaatattattctttgtGCTTGCCCATAGCTAAATTACATAGCCcacttttaaattgaattaccTTAATTTTGAGTCATTAGTTAATTGTGGAGCCTGGTTAAATTAGTGGGAGAATTGAAACATTGTGTTTGGATTACTTGTGTGTATTTAGAGGACTTACATTACTTGCATGTGCATTTTCCTAGTTTAATCTATCATTACTTAGtttccaagataaaaaaaaataaataaataaaaaatattattttctttatttatttatttttattattattagctataattttattttgtgttttacttGCAAGTGTTATTTTGTGATCTCAGTCTCAGGATTAGTTTTGCATGCATTTATGTAGTGGTCGTCTAGTACACAATCTAGAAGTTATAACTACCATGGACCCGAACTCCAGTAATGTTCTTAGAGATATTCAAGAACAATTACAACTTATGCGAACGGAAATGGGCAACATGTCCAATCAAATGAACAATCTTTCTGGGAGGATGGAGTCTATAGAAACTTTGCAAATAAGGCAGTCTAGTGAGAGTGAGcattcaaatcacaaccatagAAATCTTCAAAGACCAGTTCCTCGTAGGAACCGCCACCATAACCAACACCAGGGTCACAATGACTTTGATGAACCTAATGATAGTGAGCGTTCCAATGACTACCGTCAAAGAACAATTCATTCTAGGAACCGTCAGTACAATCGCAATCAGGGCCATCACGAATATGATGACCCTGATGAGCGAGTCATGAGGCATATCAAGGTAGAAGCCCCAACTTTTAAGAGTCAACTTGACCCGTGGATTTTTGATAGATAGATTCATGACATGGATTAATTCTTTGGCTGGTATAATCTATATGAGAATAAAAGGGTAAGATTTGCAAAGATGAAACTTAGTGGAACCGATCAACTCTATTGGGAAAATGTAGCAGAGTCTTTGATTAGGAGAGGTCAACCCCCTATTATTGATTGGGTTGAAATGAAGACTAAGTTAGAAGGAAAGTACTTGCCTCGTTCTTATAGAGGAAATCTTTTGGACTAGTGGAATAACCTAAGACAAGGAGGCAAGTCTGCTAATGAATATGTGGCACAATTTGATGAGTATAGGATGAGGTGTGCAGTTAGGAAAGATGGAGTGATGACCTTAAGTAGATTTCAAAAAGGCTTAAATGATGACTTTAGAAGAGAGGTTGTGCTTAGGGGTGTTTCCACCCTTGATGAAGCTTATACCTTAGTACAAAATTATGACTTGGTCACAAAAAGGCAGTGAATAAGACGTCAAGACACTCGTAATACCCCTTCTAGATCTCAACCTGGTAGTAATAATTCCATATTAGGTGCCCCACCCCGTAAACCAAATCCTTTGATTTTCCAGATACCTAGAAAAGACAAAGGTAAAGGTATTTTTCATCAAAGGCAATAGGTgacatgaagatgataattgTGATGATAAGGTATATGAACCCAATCCCGATGATTTTTAAGATCTAaatgatgaggatgatgagTCTAACTTGCTAGGATGTGTTAGGTCTATATCCACTCAAATCAAGACAACCAGCTTAGGTGTGCTTTAACACAACCTAAAGGAACTGAGGATTGGAGAAGGACTGCTATATTTTACACTTACATTAAATGTGGAGATAAAGGGTGTAAGATCATTATAGACAGTGGTAGTTGTATCAATGCAGTTTCATCGGGTAGCGTATCCCGCTTAGGCTTAAAGTCTGTTCCACACCCTAAGCCCTATAGCGTGTCTTAGGTTAATGATACATCTATAGCAGTCAAAGAGAGATGTCGTTTTCCCATTAAGATTTTTGACTACCATGATGAAATTTGGTGTGATGTCATTCCCATGGATGTAGGGCATGTCATTTTGGGTAGGCCTTGGTTATATGATTTGGACATTACAATCTTTGGACGATCAAATTCTTGTTCATTcacttttcaaggtaaaaaaatccaacttaCTGGATTACCTCCAAAGCCTAATGATAATAGTCAAAAGAAGAATAAAGTGAAAGAATGAGGACTTAACATAATAAGTCCTAAGGAGTTTGATAAGGAGATTTATGAGGAATTTGTTGTGTTTGCTATAGTGGCTAAGGAGATTGTAGAAGACTTTTTAGAAGAGCCACCTGAAGAGGTAAGAGAAGTGTTGAAAGAATTTCTAGATGTTTTCCCTTTTGAACTACCTGATGCTTTGCCCCCTATGCGTGATGTTCAACACACCATAGATTTTGTCCTTAGGGCCACATTACCAAACTTGCCTCACTATAGGATGAACTTGAGTGAACATGCTGAATTGTAAAGGCAAGTATGTGAGTTGTTACAAAAGGGATTTATACGAGAGAGTTTGAGCCCTTGTGCAGTACCTGCACTGTTAACACCCAAGAAAGATGGATCATGGAGAATGTGTGTTGATAGTCGAGCCATCAATAGGATTACAATCAAATATCGTTTTCCAATTCCTTAATTGGATGACATGCCAAATATGATGGCAGGAGCCCAAATCTTTTCTAAGATTGACTTGAAGAGCGGGTATCATCAGATTAGGATCCGTCTTGgagatgagtggaaaacaacatttaagactaagaaTGGTTTATATGAATGGCTAGTCATGCCTTTTGGCCTGTCCAATGCACCAAACACTTTTATGAGAGTAATGACACAAGTGTTTTGGCCATTTATGGGAAAGTTCTTGATGGTATACTTTGatgatattcttatttatagcAAAACCAAGGAAGAACATTTCGATCATCTTATTCAAGTTTGTACCACCCTAAGAAAGGCAAGTTTGTTTGCAAATGTCAAAAAGTGTTCCTTCTTTACAAATCAAGTGgtctttttagggtttatagtgTCATGGAAAAAAGTCTCTGTTGACCCCCAGAAAGTCCAAGCGATAGTAGATTGGCCTGAACCTAAGACTATTCATGAGGTTCGTAGTTTTCATGGGCTTGCGACTTTCTATCGTCGTTTTATTAAGGGATTTAACACTATCATGTCACCTATTACAGATTGTTTGAAACAAGGTGAGTTTAAGTGGAGTAAAGAAGCTAATAGGGCATTTGAGgaggttaagaaaaaaaatcacggaGGCCCTAGTAATGCGGCTACCTGATTTTACTAAAGTGTTTGAAGTAGAATGTGATGCTTCAGGAGTTGGTATAGGTGGAGTACTTAGTCAGGAACGTCACCCTGTAGCCTACTTTAGTGAGAAACTTAATGAGGCAAAACAAAAGCACTCAAATTATGATAAAGAGTTTTATGTGGTCGTTTAGGCCTTGTGCTATTGGCGTCATTACTTGTTACCACATGAGTTTATTCTTTACTCCGATCATGAGGCCCTCCGCTATCTTAACTCTTAAAAGAAGCTTAATCATAGGCATGGTCATTGGGTTGAATATTTGCAAGCATACTCATttgttttgaaacataaatttggAATAGAGAATAAGGCTGCAGATGCTTTGAGTTGTTGGGTAACGTTGTTATCTGTAATGAGTGTTGAAGTCATAGGATTTGAGAGACTTAAAGAGGAGTATGAATCTTGCTCAGAATTTGGAGAAATATACTTGACATTGAAGGATGAGAATCACCGTGTAATAAATGGTTATCACTTCCAAGATGGATACTTATTTCGGGATAATAAGTTTTGTATCCCGAAAACATTTATACGTGATTTTTTTGATATGGGAGATTCATGCTGGAGGTCTCTCAGGACATTTTAGAAGGAATAAAACCATTGAAGAAGTGGAACGCCAGTTTTTTTGGTCTAgtttgaaaagagatgttgCCAAATTGGTAGGTCAATGTCGAACTTGCCAATTAGCtaagcataaaaaacaaaatactggtCTTTACACCCCATTGCCCGTTCCTACTTGCCCTTAGCAAGATGTAAGTATGGATTTTGTGCTTGGGCTTCCACGTACTGCAAAGAAACATGATTCTATTTTTGTGGTTGTTGACCGCTTCTCTAAGATGGCCCATTTTATTCCTTGTACTAAGACCATGATGCTTCCAGAGTTGCAAAACTCTATTTTGACGAGATTGTCAAGTTGTATGACCTTCCTCAAACCATAGTTTCAGATATGGATGTTAGATTTACAAGTTATTTCTGGAAAACCCTTTGGCATATGGTAGGAACCAAATTGAAGTTTTCTACTGCTTACCACCCCCAAACTGATGGTCAAACTAAGGTGGTTAACAGAAGTTTGGGTAACCTTTTAAGGTGTCTTGTGAGTGATCATAATCGGAATTGGGATCTGATTCTTCATACAGCCCAGTTTGCCTATAATAGCTCTATCAATAGGTCAATAGGCATGAGTCCCTTTGAAGTTGTACATGGTTACAAGCCTAGGAAACCTTTAGCTCTTCTACCCATGTCCCTTAATGCTAGAGTGTTTGAGTCAGCCAAGTCTTTTGCACGTAGAATTCAGgatttgcatattgagatcacTAAATAGATTCAAGCAAGTAATGCGCAATATAAACTTCAAGCTGATTTACATAGACGATATAATGAGTTTAATGTTGGGGACTATGTTATGATACAGATTAGACCTGAACGGTTTCCTTCGGGAGCTAATCGAAAATTGCATGCACGTAGTGTTGGGCCTTTcaaagtgctacaacgggttgGTTCAAATGCTTATGTTCTTGATTTACCACATGATTTTGGCATTAGCTCTACATTTAACATTGAAGATCTAGTTGCATACCACAAACCACTTCCTATTCCAAATGACCCATTTGAGATACCACTTAACTCCCCTCCTGATAATCCTATTGAAACCTATATCCCTTTCACCTTGACATCAGCACAAAAGGATAATATTGATGCTATTCTGGATGAACAAGTTGTTTTTAACAGGAATGGTGAGGTTCAATGGTTTCTAGTTCGCTGGGTGGGTCGACCTGACTCATACTGCACTTGGATTACTAGAGATACTTTGCAGCAGCTTGACCCAGATCTTTGGGAGTACTATCAAAGTTGGCTAGTGCTACACTCGACGGGGTCGAGTTTCTCTAACCCCAAGAGAGTTGGTAGGGACACCAGGCCCACACCACAGATTACACGAATATATGGACGGAGACGATGTAAGATGACCCAGCCTGTCATGCTTTGGTTGGGAGACTAAGCCCATTTGggcctattttatttatttagcccatttgggcctgctcattgttattttattattttatgttaaacagTTTGATTTGATGGGCCGAGCCCAATGGCGGGATGTTTTAGGgtttactatttatatgttcttttcttattttgaaatgaaacttttgatgattaataaaaatttacagATTTTGTATATctccaattcattttttttcttttctttagtttttttttttaaatttttttttcctgttttaattcttattatttattggtCAGATGCAAATTGCTTTTCAGAGGCAAgtggaatccaaaacaaaattattagaaagATGCTCCTTTTGCGATTGTTTATCAGAACATTGCCCACTTGGATCCCTGCCAGGCGTCAATTTAAGACGAAGGCATTTTGAGATTATTGGTCCGGCAATTCTACATTTCAGTTTGAGCAACACATTAACGTTCCCAGCTAATCAATCATCTATAAGCCTGAGTGGTTCCATATTGCTttccagaaaagaaaataaatcctcAGAGGGAGGTGCTAAATCTTCAATCCTGTACTGTCTCAACTTCACGAGGCAGAAATTTATGATGTGGCTAGTACAGCACGGCACTTGATGAACACATCTGTTGTTTAGCCTGCAGGAATGGTAGTCATGGCTGCCTATTTCTAGCGTGAGCAAAAAGACTGCAGCGATGGGAAAAAAGAGCAgcttttaacaatttttataCATGACATGTAAAGCCTAAACAAGCTGTTTCAGTCAAATTTACAGTTTTGTAGTAAATCTTTTGCCATGCCTTTTCCTATTCCTATTACCCCTGGAAGGGATAAACACACATTGCAAGCAAACTAGTCAGAAATGAAGCCTAACTAGTCCGAAGGATATGATTCACAATCTTCAGGCCTCATTACATTCTTAAACACTCAAAACGACAACAAAAAACACTTACAGAACTGTACAAAGGATTCAGTCATTGCAGATGAGCATGAGATTGTATGGTAAATTTTTGTACCAAGAAGGATGAACATCACTGTAGTGATTTTAGTCGGTAGAACCTCCCCGCCAGTATCCCGAGTTGCTAATTCCACATTCTGATAAAAACTTCTGATATTCATGTTCAAGTTTGTCGTATGCATGAGAGACTTCTTCAAATGAATTTTGATCTTGATCTGCAGAAGTACCCTGCACAAGATGGAAACCATCATAGCAAGTACtatctcttttttccttctttccttcTTGAGGCATTCAAATTAAGCTTCTATTGACAATTCGAAGTATAAGATCTATTTGATGAGGAATTTAGGACTTGTTAAATTCCATGTCGGTCCAATTAAGAAATTATCAAGCCATGTGAACCATTTATCAagagaataataataagattGTAAAGATAAGAAAAGCTTATGCAaagtaaataaatcaagaaaataaaatataaaataaattaaatatcatatcaATAATCTTAGGTGGTAAATATTAttctgggaaaaaaaatttacacaATCACGAATTCTTCTGTATTCACTCCTGCAGTTTCCATTTCACAATTGGTAATCGAACTTGTGCAATATCTCATTTGATAGGATAAAAGTACATCATTATAAAGCAACAGAATGTTGGCAGCCTATGAGCAGGAGAAAAAGGACACAAGATGGCAACAACGCAAACAAATCAATGCAAACTCAGCAAAACTTAATGAGGGCAAAGCAGCTCCAATTAAAAGTCTTGATATAAGGCATCTAATTTGACAAGAAACATGCatcttcaaagaaaatgaaatcaaagtcATGAATGATCTTTATATAGTATATCAATACTTTCTTCATTCAAAGTCCTAAatgctcccccccccccctctccaGTGCATTTGTAGCTGGGGAGATAAGGGATGGTCATTGAATAACCAAATAACCAGGATGTTAAGCTTTGTCATATCAAATACTCATGTCCAATAATCCTAAATTTCGCAGCATGACACGAGCTGCAACATGTAatagaattgaaaagaaaaaaagaaagaaacaagtacAAAACCAAAGTAGAATATTAAGATTTAGGGTATCCATCAAACCTCAACCATAAAAATTTGCATCATCATAACTCCATCAATAATGTGACATACTCTTTACTGTTAAAGGAAGATggcaaatgaaattaaaaccaAAGCGATGAGCTTACAGTGGAATTTAGTATTGGTTCACCATCCAAATTATCTGGCTCCCTTATGTCACTGAGAGCATGTTTCCAACGCTTACTCTCAGGCACATCATGATGCCTCCTTGATTCATTCGAAGCTTGGCATCCCAAGTTTCTACGAGCTCTAGTGTGAAAGGCACCAATTATGCATCTGATGCAAAATGCTAATGCAGGAACCAGAACTAGAAAATAACCAGTGGCTTTAGCCTGTTAATAGAGTGGACAAGGCTGTTGAGGTCACTACTATTGATGAATTTATAAGACAAAATAAGTTGGGATATGAAAATGAATGAAGCAAAGTGTTTTAGTACTGAGCTTACATGTGGCAAACGGAGGGTGGTTACTGTGATGAAGGGCTTTTGGTTTAGAAACCCATCCATAATCTTCATAAAGTTCTGAAGCCTTTCCAGTTGATCAAAGCTAGGCGATTCACATTTCTTGACCTGATACTGATTGAGGCACAAACACTAAGTACCTTTAGAAcccagaaaacaaatcaaaactccACAAAACACAGCTTACAACTTCCAAGCGTGCAAGTGAACTTGGATTAAACTTTACTGTATAGTTACGGCTGCAATGGTGAATTCATTCCTTAACTATTTATATCATATGTCAACAAACAAGACAACCTGTGTTACGATCTATCTACAAGTCGTTCAtgtaaaagttaaaattatagtttccCTGTCTTTGAGCTCTCCTGGAGTCATAACTGAAGAAAAATGACATGCagattaaactttttaaatacaTTCTGTACAGTTGTGTCGCATTGAATAGCCTCAACTCATAATGAACAATCAATAGATCATAAGCTAGTTAAAAAGAAGGTGGTTTTCTGAGTACATggtaattcatatatatttccGAGTGGCTTCTCATTAAGTGTAGAGTGGCAACTATTTCACAAATGACTTAAATTGACAATCTCATTGCTAGAACAAAAACGTCAAAGCAAAATCTTGCTCTAGAATGCAGGAGGAATACAATGGTACCACCAGCATTAAGGAAAAATAGGACATGAATTTGAATGATGCAAGAAGTGCATTCTAACATACATGTATTCATGCGACAAATATCATTTCTACAACAAGTTTAATTATTACATATATATTGCAGAACATGATTGCAAAAGAACCAGTttcctttttcatctttttttttgtctgtctAAACAGTAATTAATCCATTTGTAAATGATAATGCAACTCTGCTCACCACTTGAGTGTCTGCAGGGGCAGATGCAGGAATGTTAAGAAGCTGTCCTTCGAAAACAAGATCAACATCCAATTTATTCTTATTAGCTGCAGCAACAGAATATAAAGACACCCCATACTGCTCGGAAATTGAAGTTAATGTTTCACCCCTGCcataaaatttcttcaattaaatggGCCAGTATTGTAGAACCCAACAACCATCCAAGTTTTCAACACACACATTTTCATAGTGAATGGGCCAGTATTGTAGAACCACAACAACCATCCAAGTTTTCAACACACACATTTTCATAGTAAATGGCCAATCAGCAGTTAAAATtgttcaagaaacaaaaaattgccCTTAGCTTTGTATGTTTTAtcctaatcaaagaaaaaagtatACAACTCAACTTCCCagcaaatgaaaaggaaaatctCCATGCTTTTTGAAACCAGTTACaaacaaaatatacaaaatatatgaAGTATGCCACTCACATCTACTTAGCTAACTGTCAGCAATGTGCAgcaaatagataaataaacaaattactATTTCAGTTATTACTCTTTGACCACATGAAGCAAGTAGGGATTGGTGGAGCTTTGACCCTTTGAAATATCCTGAATATGAAATCTCCATCTCTGAAACCACAAAACTAATTAATGGCTCACTACAAAAATAAGCAAAATGCGAGACTGAAACCAAGTATAAGCTTCTTctcttattcttctttcttaAGTAGCAAGAACAGCAAtccgataaaaaaaagaagacatggACTTGCATAACTTTGAAACCCATCTCTTATATTCCAAAAAGATGCAAAGTTTATCAACATAACCAG
Protein-coding sequences here:
- the LOC118035543 gene encoding uncharacterized protein isoform X1, with protein sequence MEVKLSHRRFSDLSLPRFHFPNPKTTFPSPSLKWWVNSKKPFTVLAERWRFHIQDISKGQSSTNPYLLHVVKEGETLTSISEQYGVSLYSVAAANKNKLDVDLVFEGQLLNIPASAPADTQVCLCLNQYQVKKCESPSFDQLERLQNFMKIMDGFLNQKPFITVTTLRLPHAKATGYFLVLVPALAFCIRCIIGAFHTRARRNLGCQASNESRRHHDVPESKRWKHALSDIREPDNLDGEPILNSTGTSADQDQNSFEEVSHAYDKLEHEYQKFLSECGISNSGYWRGGSTD
- the LOC118035543 gene encoding uncharacterized protein isoform X2, translated to MEVKLSHRRFSDLSLPRFHFPNPKTTFPSPSLKWWVNSKKPFTVLAERWRFHIQDISKGQSSTNPYLLHVVKEGETLTSISEQYGVSLYSVAAANKNKLDVDLVFEGQLLNIPASAPADTQVYQVKKCESPSFDQLERLQNFMKIMDGFLNQKPFITVTTLRLPHAKATGYFLVLVPALAFCIRCIIGAFHTRARRNLGCQASNESRRHHDVPESKRWKHALSDIREPDNLDGEPILNSTGTSADQDQNSFEEVSHAYDKLEHEYQKFLSECGISNSGYWRGGSTD